In Hermetia illucens chromosome 5, iHerIll2.2.curated.20191125, whole genome shotgun sequence, a single window of DNA contains:
- the LOC119657328 gene encoding uncharacterized protein LOC119657328, giving the protein MGDDKVTSSLNEVWRTCKKVQGAIFKYGINLWDKFKPLDSTNSSLVSESKFVNVLAQFKNVIGLSECEIKEVTDYFKQPDGRVAYEQFCRVVSDEGGEHARNMNLISGLEWEDPMHTNNLSDSERRRLCVLLTKIAQTVRLRDVVLMPFFQDYEMVAKNEGAVTLNHFSRVLHFMGILLSEDDFLLLVKRYLRNSYTVNYVSFVKHIEQIVRYFDEHRITDYSEDLIENFPGRLIDAELPKLPRPEIGAVRVSDVFGVESSFHPVLKPTQCSRESDEILLRIKRHVYENSIRVHDFFDGYDQLRTGYVTKNQFFRVLDNIGISALDRLYLTEDEMELVAERYADVNDATRVNWTIFENDINKVFTEKDLDKKPFKIVVAPPPEVTDLPRVGQANWQQQRTEDRSLCEQALDNCKARISKRRLYLRQYFQMFDKQNTGHVTRNQARQVIYSNGILLSNEEFYALERRYNDDLGFNYNMFLCEADTQDYAVPKYEELKQTLDDLNKPREAPPPKKHETDIVLVLAKVKRQVVARRIRIEDFLKDYDRNKLQFISELNFRRGLDNANIKLSEAEVDLLCKVFKAPLRGCCVNYKRFCSTIEEVFMQPCLERAPRVVPVQHIPSQDCAMNFLNFEERTIVSKALQKLSKHADHVSNLSCIFDDYDCTHCGTLSQNNFLRALTVRELHNLISSREFELVCKCFGVERGLRLEVDYRAFLRTLDILAATRIKMPF; this is encoded by the exons AATCGAAATTTGTGAATGTTTTGGCGCAGTTCAAGAACGTCATAGGCCTTTCAGAATGTGAGATAAAGGAAGTAACAGACTATTTTAAGCAACCTGACGGACGAGTTGCTTACGAACAATTTTGCAGGGTAGTGAGCGATGAAG GTGGAGAGCACGCTCGCAACATGAACCTAATATCCGGACTAGAATGGGAGGATCCGATGCATACCAACAATCTCTCGGATTCAGAGAGACGAAGGCTATGCGTGCTCTTGACGAAGATCGCACAAACCGTCAGGTTAAGGGATGTTGTGTTAATGCCATTCTTCCAGGATTATGAAATG GTTGCCAAGAACGAAGGAGCCGTAACCCTAAACCATTTTTCTAGAGTTCTTCATTTCATGGGAATTCTACTATCTGAAGACGACTTTCTCCTGCTTGTGAAAAGATATCTGAGAAACTCATACACTGTTAATTATGTATCATTTGTGAAGCATATTGAGCAAATTGTACGCTATTTTGATGAACATCGCATAACGGATTATTCTGAG GACCTCATTGAAAACTTCCCAGGTCGTCTAATAGATGCAGAACTCCCAAAATTGCCACGTCCTGAAATAGGCGCAGTCCGTGTTTCAGACGTTTTTGGCGTTGAAAGCTCTTTTCATCCAGTTTTGAAACCAACACAATGTTCCCGCGAAAGTGACGAAATCCTCTTACGCATAAAGCGCCATGTCTATGAGAATTCCATTCGAGTCCATGATTTTTTCGACGGTTATGATCAGTTACGTACAGGATATGTAACGAAAAACCAGTTCTTCCGTGTGTTGGATAATATTGGAATATCAGCTCTGGATCGATTATATTTGACCGAGGACGAAATGGAATTGGTGGCGGAACGCTATGCCGATGTAAACGATGCGACTAGAGTGAATTGGACCATATTTGAGAATGATATCAATAAAG TATTCACCGAGAAAGACCTCGATAAGAAACCATTTAAAATAGTCGTAGCCCCACCTCCAGAGGTTACAGATTTACCTAGGGTCGGCCAAGCTAATTGGCAACAGCAGCGTACTGAGGACCGAAGTTTATGTGAACAGGCTTTGGACAATTGCAAGGCCAGGATATCAAAGCGACGGCTGTATTTGAGGCAGTATTTTCAAATGTTTGATAA ACAGAATACTGGCCATGTAACTCGGAATCAAGCACGGCAAGTTATATACTCAAATGGGATTCTACTCTCTAACGAAGAATTCTATGCTTTGGAACGAAGGTACAACGACGATCTCGGGTTCAATTACAATATGTTTTTGTGTGAAGCAGATACCCAAGACTATGCAGTACCAAAG TATGAAGAATTGAAACAAACCTTGGACGACCTCAATAAACCACGCGAGGCTCCACCTCCAAAGAAACATGAAACCGATATCGTCTTGGTTTTGGCCAAAGTGAAACGACAAGTCGTTGCTAGACGTATAAGGATTGAGGATTTTCTTAAGGACTATGACCGGAATAAATTGCAATTTATCTCAGAGCTGAATTTTAGACGGGGGCTTGATAATGCTAACATTAAACTGAGCGAGGCTGAGGTCGATTTGTTATGTAaggt GTTCAAAGCTCCCCTCCGTGGTTGTTGCGTTAACTACAAGAGATTTTGCTCAACAATTGAAGAAGTGTTCATGCAGCCATGCCTGGAAAGAGCACCAAGGGTGGTTCCTGTTCAGCACATTCCTTCTCAAGATTGTGCTATGAACTTCTTGAATTTCGAAGAAAGGACTATAGTATCTAAGGCGCTGCAAAAGCTATCGAAACACGCGGATCATGTTTCGAATCTGAGCTGCATCTTCGATGATTATGATTGTACACATTGTGGTACTTTGTCACAGAATAATTTCTTGCGTGCCTTGACTGTCCGAGAACTTCATAATCTAATATCAAGTCGGGAGTTCGAGTTGGTGTGTAAATGTTTTGGTGTTGAGAGAG GTCTGCGCCTGGAAGTCGATTACAGGGCTTTCTTGCGAACACTAGACATCTTGGCAGCTACTCGAATTAAAATGCCATTTTGa
- the LOC119658064 gene encoding peritrophin-1-like gives MHKLFVAVLLAIVYCTTVNGAEPCAVQQPACPQVHGTEDVLTVLPVVTDCSKYIMCDQGVAIIRPCPPDLVFNAEQKVCDFANRTQCVQC, from the exons ATGCATAAACTATTTGTGGCAGTTTTGCTTGCTATCGTTTATTGTACGACCGTAAATGGTGCAGAGCCGTGTGCGGTTCAGCAGCCTGCATGTCCTCAAGTCCACGGCACTGAAGATGTCCTTACTGTGCTACCGGTCGTTACTGATTGCTCAAAGTACATCATGTGCGATCAAGGAGTTGCGATTATCAG ACCTTGTCCACCTGATTTAGTTTTCAATGCTGAGCAGAAAGTGTGTGACTTCGCCAACCGCACGCAATGCGTACAATGTTGA
- the LOC119658063 gene encoding kanadaptin — MDEFKVPAATVRPIAAPEKDTVKSQASTAPPKIKNPTDDKIPLKIEAPPVPKCPYIEPKWSAAPKREVKYKFEVLKSGMIVEEIFCLQNKPFWVFGRLPNTDVSMAHPTISRFHAVLQYKPGQDQSAKDDEGDGASSKADDKFGEGWYIYDLGSTHGTFLNKMRIPPKTYIPVRVGHMLTFGGSTRKYLLQGPESDAEPETELTVTELKEKRLKEEEEKRKQEELQQELREKEGISWGMAEDADEETDLTVNPYASTNNEELFLDDPKKTLRGFFEREGFELDYKVDEMSPGTFICRVELPIDDANGKPIVAEVCHKGKKKECVLQAALEACRILDRHGVLRQSHHEPMKRRVPTNDSDDDDDFLDRTGDIERKKLRKANAGQSNTLTYEDLVKQETELLERVAAIKDKILRYQEESKRTKEKKAAQNEDDLDDFMKNLSHEKEMDKTEIRKLRVEEQRLQAEHQKLQRLIKIAKPTQLPSLKTSEADTTKKKPLLPLFGKRNKTRFQLPKKPETEKKPAVKEIPSDEEEMDEDEPEKIAETQPEEQIPSNSESPPELPVQIPPKSPPEKHTELEEVSAKPPSPKPIRGPAFIPPEILQSHKSPEVISEDATQAQDTPMEEEEEKDDNNEESEEKMESEETSEEQAAAAKKRRNRNRIRIKGRENVDIDDKEELEDGEKYSGWVPPQNQTGDGMTTLNEKFGY; from the exons ATGGATGAATTTAAAGTGCCAGCTGCTACGGTGAGGCCTATCGCCGCCCCCGAGAAGGACACAGTGAAATCACAGGCCAGCACCGCACCACCGAAgatcaaaaacccgacagacgacaaaattccactcaagattgAAGCTCCTCCCGTTCCGAAATGTCCATATATTGAGCCGAAATGGTCAGCCGCTCCCAAAAGGGAGGTCAAATACAAATTCGAGGTATTAAAATCTGGAATGATCGTCGAAGAAATCTTCTGTCTCCAGAACAAGCCGTTTTGGGTGTTCGGTCGTCTGCCCAACACCGACGTCTCCATGGCCCATCCGACAATTTCGCGCTTTCATGCCGTTCTTCAGTACAAACCCGGTCAGGATCAATCCGCAAAGGACGATGAGGGCGACGGAGCAAGTTCAAAAGCAGATGACAAGTTCGGCGAAGGCTGGTACATCTACGACCTGGGCAGCACTCATGGAACCTTCCTCAATAAAATGCGCATTCCGCCGAAAACCTACATTCCTGTGCGGGTGGGTCACATGTTAACTTTCGGAGGCAGCACCCGAAAATACCTCCTTCAAGGCCCAGAATCCGACGCGGAGCCGGAAACGGAGCTTACTGTAACCGAGCTGAAGGAAAAACGGctcaaagaagaagaggaaaaacggaagcaggAAGAGCTGCAACAGGAACTGAGGGAAAAAGAAGGCATCAGTTGGGGAATGGCTGAGGATGCCGACGAAGAAACCGATTTGACGGTGAATCCTTACGCCTCAACGAATAACGAAGAGTTGTTTTTGGACGACCCCAAGAAGACACTGCGAGGATTCTTTGAAAGGGAAGGATTCGAGTTGGACTACAAAGTGGACGAGATGTCTCCGGGGACTTTCATTTGCAG AGTTGAGTTACCAATAGACGACGCAAACGGAAAGCCTATTGTGGCGGAGGTTTGCCACAAGGGGAAGAAGAAGGAATGTGTGCTTCAGGCAGCTCTGGAAGCTTGCAGGATCCTGGACAGACATGGTGTTTTGAGACAATCACATCACG AGCCCATGAAACGACGAGTTCCAACAAATGACTCTGACGATGACGATGATTTCCTTGATCGTACTGGGGACATAGAACGGAAGAAACTACGCAAGGCGAACGCAGGACAAAGCAACACGTTGACTTATGAGGATTTG GTGAAGCAAGAAACTGAGCTCCTAGAGCGAGTGGCAGCTATCAAAGATAAAATACTTCGGTACCAGGAAGAGTCGAAACGTACGAAGGAAAAGAAAGCTGCACAGAACGAGGACGATCTTGATGACTTCATGAAAAACCTTTCCCATGAGAAGGAGATGGACAAGACGGAGATACGCAAGCTCAGG GTGGAAGAGCAAAGACTTCAAGCTGAGCATCAAAAATTGCAGCGACTCATTAAAATCGCGAAACCAACTCAGCTTCCATCTCTGAAAACAAGCGAAGCAGACACAACCAAGAAGAAACCGCTCCTACCACTGTTTGGGAAACGCAACAAAACCAGATTCCAACTTCCTAAGAAGCCTGAAACAGAGAAAAAGCCAGCAGTGAAGGAGATTCCATCTGATGAAGAAGAAATGGACGAAGACGAACcggagaaaatcgcagaaaCACAACCAGAGGAACAAATTCCCAGTAACAGCGAGAGTCCTCCAGAATTACCAGTACAAATTCCACCCAAATCTCCTCCAGAAAAGCACACAGAACTAGAGGAAGTCTCTGCAAAACCCCCTAGTCCGAAGCCTATCCGAGGTCCTGCTTTTATCCCGCCTGAAATTCTACAAAGTCACAAATCTCCTGAAGTGATTTCAGAAGATGCTACCCAGGCACAGGACACGCCTatggaagaggaggaggaaaaagatgataataatgaagagtcagaggaaaaaatggaatctGAGGAGACTTCAGAAGAACAAGCTGCAGCCGCCAAGAAGCGAAGGAATCGCAATCGAATTCGCATAAAGGGCAGAGAAAACGTTGATATCGACGACAAAGAAGAACTCGAAGATGGCGAGAAGTACTCCGGATGGGTGCCGCCGCAAAACCAAACCGGAGACGGAATGACAACGCTAAATGAGAAATTTGGCTATTAG
- the LOC119657076 gene encoding uncharacterized protein LOC119657076, which yields MAQKIVYKWYNEFKAGRKCVEDELRSGRSSTSTDEGHVQKIKEMVLGNRRLTTRDLIASVGISFGSAQTVVKDVLGLKRVKSRLVPKLLNFYFLFFFGSSPLFFLKT from the coding sequence ATGGcacaaaaaattgtttataaGTGGTACAACGAATTCAAGGCGGGCCGAAAATGCGTTGAAGACGAACTGCGCTCTGGACGATCATCAACGTCTACCGACGAGGGTCACGTCCAAAAAATCAAAGAGATGGTGCTTGGAAATCGTCGATTGACAACTAGAGATCTCATTGCTAGTGTTGGAATATCATTTGGCTCAGCCCAAACCGTTGTGAAGGATGTTTTGGGTCTCAAACGCGTCAAGTCTCGATTGGTGCCAAAATTgctcaatttttattttttgtttttttttggttcttcGCCACTTTTTTTCCTGAAAACTTGA